A single window of Streptomyces cathayae DNA harbors:
- a CDS encoding GAF domain-containing sensor histidine kinase has product MESSERDGDTRPRLPQLRLDELLEELQARIDAARGTRDRVHSLLEAVLEVGRELDLKQVLHSIVDAAAVLVDAEYAALGVIGPDGRRLSAFHTVGVSEEVIARIGHFPEGHGILGELIRHPEPLRLTKLSDHPSSYGFPPHHPPMNSFLGVPIRVRDQIFGNLYLTEKRAGAKFDEEDESVLSTLAVAAGVAIDNARLYEESRLRERWLQANTEITHALMSGSGGSEALLLIAERAREITGAALAEVAVPMEGTGSLVVELAIGQEAEAHRGLVVPIDDSLLGRAFTSAAPVTSPDVSSDERVSSGPPRFAGLGPAVAVPVGSGDGVRGIVLLVRATGAGEFSEKEIEPLQGFAAQAAVAMELAERRRDAAQIAVLEDRDRIARDLHDLAIQRLFATGMTLQSAGRFIEHKEASERVARAVDDLDETIKIIRSTIFGLRAHDTASGSGLRARVVRVVGEAAPLLGFAPGVRMEGLVDTHVSKETADHVVAVLSESLTNIARHARADRAQVALETDGREVRLTVSDNGVGIPAGGRRSGLRNMAERAAQLGGELEIDSSADGGTTLVWRAPVRES; this is encoded by the coding sequence GTGGAGAGCTCCGAGCGGGACGGGGACACCCGTCCTCGGCTGCCGCAGCTGAGGCTGGACGAGTTGCTGGAGGAGCTTCAGGCCCGGATCGACGCGGCCCGCGGCACGCGTGACCGGGTGCACAGCCTGCTGGAGGCCGTTCTCGAGGTGGGGCGCGAGCTCGACCTGAAGCAGGTCCTGCACAGCATCGTCGACGCCGCGGCGGTGCTGGTGGACGCGGAGTACGCCGCCCTCGGTGTGATCGGCCCCGACGGCAGACGGCTGTCGGCCTTTCACACCGTCGGCGTCAGCGAGGAAGTGATCGCCCGCATCGGCCACTTCCCAGAGGGGCACGGCATCCTCGGGGAACTGATCCGCCACCCCGAGCCGCTGCGGCTGACCAAGCTCTCCGACCACCCCTCCTCCTACGGGTTCCCGCCCCATCACCCGCCGATGAACAGCTTTCTCGGCGTCCCCATCCGGGTCCGTGACCAGATCTTCGGCAACCTGTACCTCACCGAGAAGCGCGCCGGGGCGAAGTTCGACGAGGAGGACGAGTCGGTCCTGTCGACCCTGGCCGTCGCCGCCGGCGTGGCCATCGACAACGCCCGGCTCTACGAGGAGTCCCGGCTGCGGGAGCGGTGGCTGCAGGCGAACACGGAGATCACCCACGCCCTGATGTCCGGCAGCGGCGGCAGCGAGGCTCTCCTGCTGATCGCCGAACGCGCCAGGGAGATCACCGGCGCCGCGCTCGCCGAGGTGGCGGTGCCGATGGAGGGCACCGGGTCACTGGTCGTGGAGCTCGCCATCGGCCAGGAGGCGGAGGCGCACCGCGGGCTCGTCGTCCCCATCGACGACAGTCTGCTGGGCCGGGCGTTCACCAGCGCCGCCCCCGTCACCAGTCCGGACGTCTCCAGTGACGAGCGGGTCTCGTCCGGACCACCGCGCTTCGCCGGACTCGGCCCGGCGGTGGCGGTGCCCGTCGGATCGGGCGACGGCGTCCGGGGCATCGTCCTGCTGGTGCGCGCCACCGGTGCCGGAGAGTTCTCCGAGAAGGAGATCGAACCACTGCAGGGCTTCGCCGCGCAGGCGGCCGTGGCGATGGAACTGGCGGAGCGGCGCCGCGACGCCGCGCAGATCGCCGTGCTCGAGGACCGGGACCGGATCGCCCGGGACCTGCACGACCTGGCGATCCAGCGGCTGTTCGCCACCGGGATGACGCTGCAGAGCGCCGGCCGCTTCATCGAGCACAAGGAGGCCTCGGAGCGGGTCGCCCGGGCGGTGGACGACCTGGACGAGACCATAAAGATCATCAGGTCGACCATCTTCGGTCTGCGCGCGCACGACACCGCGTCCGGGAGCGGTCTGCGGGCCCGCGTCGTGCGGGTGGTCGGCGAGGCGGCCCCCCTGCTCGGCTTCGCCCCCGGTGTGCGGATGGAGGGCCTGGTCGACACCCATGTGTCGAAGGAGACCGCCGACCATGTGGTGGCCGTCCTGTCCGAGTCCCTGACCAACATCGCCCGGCACGCGCGGGCCGACCGCGCCCAGGTGGCCCTCGAGACCGACGGCCGCGAGGTGCGGCTGACCGTCTCCGACAACGGCGTGGGCATCCCGGCCGGCGGCCGCCGCAGCGGACTGCGCAACATGGCCGAGCGCGCCGCGCAACTCGGGGGCGAACTGGAGATCGACAGTTCGGCGGACGGGGGCACCACCCTGGTGTGGCGCGCGCCCGTACGGGAGAGTTAG
- a CDS encoding response regulator transcription factor gives MADSEQPGPDRPIRVFLLDDHEVVRRGVHDLLNDEPDITVVGEAATAEQALVRVPALRPDVAVLDVRLPDGDGVTVCRELRSKMPDLACLMLTSFDDEEALLDSIMAGASGYVLKQIQGSDLVAAVRTVASGQSLLDPSATTRLMARLRQEQEEPEKEPDALPGLTEREREILALIGEGLTNRQIGQRLYLAEKTVKNHISRLLAKLGVERRIQAAVIATQAQDRLRRTDR, from the coding sequence ATGGCGGACAGCGAGCAGCCCGGACCCGACCGGCCCATCCGGGTCTTCCTGCTGGACGACCACGAGGTGGTCCGCCGCGGAGTGCACGACCTGCTCAACGACGAACCGGACATCACCGTGGTCGGTGAGGCCGCCACCGCCGAGCAGGCCCTGGTCCGCGTCCCCGCGCTCCGCCCCGACGTGGCGGTCCTCGACGTCCGCCTGCCCGACGGCGACGGGGTGACCGTCTGCCGCGAGCTGCGCTCGAAGATGCCCGACCTGGCCTGTCTGATGCTCACCTCGTTCGACGACGAGGAGGCCCTGCTGGACTCGATCATGGCGGGTGCCTCCGGCTATGTGCTGAAGCAGATCCAGGGCTCGGACCTGGTCGCGGCCGTGCGGACGGTCGCCTCGGGGCAGTCCCTGCTCGACCCGAGCGCCACCACCCGCCTGATGGCCCGGCTGCGGCAGGAACAGGAGGAGCCGGAGAAGGAGCCGGACGCCCTGCCGGGACTGACCGAACGCGAGCGGGAGATCCTCGCGCTGATCGGTGAGGGGCTCACCAACCGGCAGATCGGCCAGCGGCTGTATCTCGCGGAGAAGACGGTGAAGAACCACATCTCCCGGCTGCTGGCCAAGCTCGGGGTGGAGCGCCGGATCCAGGCCGCCGTGATCGCCACCCAGGCCCAGGACCGGCTGCGGCGCACGGACCGCTGA
- a CDS encoding STAS domain-containing protein encodes MPQNPSRPVAEPPERTVAATTVVTPRGELDLRTAPVLSRRLDTLADRAFPDLVLDLRAVSFIDCSGLGVLCRARNRVLARGGRLRLITDRPSFLRVLHHTRLTGVFELLSRLPAELDEAVPAARASR; translated from the coding sequence ATGCCCCAGAATCCCAGCCGGCCCGTGGCCGAGCCGCCCGAACGGACCGTCGCCGCAACGACGGTCGTCACCCCGCGCGGGGAACTCGACCTGCGCACCGCACCCGTTCTGTCGCGGCGCCTGGACACGCTGGCCGACCGGGCCTTTCCCGACCTGGTGCTCGATCTGCGCGCCGTGTCCTTCATCGACTGCTCGGGGCTGGGCGTGCTGTGCCGCGCCCGCAACCGGGTGCTGGCCCGCGGCGGACGGCTGCGGCTGATCACGGACCGGCCCTCCTTCCTGCGCGTCCTCCACCACACCCGGCTCACCGGCGTCTTCGAACTGCTTTCCCGGCTGCCCGCGGAGCTCGACGAGGCCGTCCCCGCGGCGCGCGCAAGCCGCTGA